The Imtechella halotolerans DNA window TCCTTCAAGACTGTCACTTGCGTGATAAATTCATCAGAAGGGTGAATTATAACCGAAATTTTTTCCATATCCGGGTATTTTCTTTCGAAATCATTTAACCACAATGCGTTTCCTTCAATAAAGATACCCATTAGTTTGTCTTATTTATACCATTAATCGCCTACTCATACTAAGTTAAATTATCCCTTTTGAGGTTTTAAAAAGTATACGATATAACCACTTAATAGAAATAAAATGGAATAAAAAGCAGACCAATGCAAGACGTTAAAAGGTAATGGTGTCGTTTGAGAGTTTGTCAAAAATTGTAAGGCTGGGTGTAATGATGGTATTAAATAATTAAATTTCCATGATAATGCAGCCATCCCTCCCACAACTAATGCCAAACCAAAACCGATGGAAACTAAAAAATTTCTAAACACTAGCCCTAAAGAATATTGGAGAAGAACCATAGGGATACACGCCAAAAAATAGTTTAAATTATCAATAAGAAAATTGCTATAATTAAAATTATAGGAAGTAAATGGATGACCATATACTAATGAAGGTATTGCCAAAGAAAGATAAATCCCTACATTAAACAATATAAAGAGCTGTGCCATCATAGCCAATACTACTATTAATTTAGCAAAATAAACTGAGGAATATCCGATCGGAGCTGTATGAACTTGTTTCCATGCATTATTTTTAAACTCTAATTGACAAAATAAACTCGTAGCCAACACAATACCCATGGGAAGAAAAACAATACTCATCATACTCCATGATTTTAAGAAGATGCTATCCCAAAAATTACTAGGTGTCTGGTGAAGTATAGCTAGTTTATCTGGATAAAACAGGTAAGTTAACGTATTTATTAAGGGTATAAAAAGACCTCCTACAATTACAAGCCAAGCAGCAAAACTTCCTTTCTTTTTAATCCATTCCGCCTGTACAGCTCTGAAAAATTTAGTTGTTCTCATAGGTATTATCTTAGTTTATTAATTCCATAAATATATCTTCTAATGTACTAGCTCCCCATTCCACACTATACACGCCAACAGATGCTAATGCAAGTTGTGATATCGCTTCAGCTACCTCTTTCCGTTCATTTGTAACAAATACTATATCATCCTCCATGAATGAAACTGGAAACTGTAAATCTCTTAAAATAGTAATGGCCTCCTTATTATTAGTAGTCCTTATCAGGACTCCTTTATTTTGTTTTTGCTCTAGATCAGAGAGTGTACCTTGAAATTTCATTACACCATTACTAATTATTCCTAAATGAGTGACTAATTTTTCAATTTCAGATAAAATATGACTTGATATTAAAATCGTAATACCCTGTTCCCTATTCATTTTTTTTAAAAGTTCCCTGATTTCAATTATTCCATTAGGATCCAGGCCATTGGTAGGTTCAT harbors:
- a CDS encoding ABC transporter permease, with the translated sequence MRTTKFFRAVQAEWIKKKGSFAAWLVIVGGLFIPLINTLTYLFYPDKLAILHQTPSNFWDSIFLKSWSMMSIVFLPMGIVLATSLFCQLEFKNNAWKQVHTAPIGYSSVYFAKLIVVLAMMAQLFILFNVGIYLSLAIPSLVYGHPFTSYNFNYSNFLIDNLNYFLACIPMVLLQYSLGLVFRNFLVSIGFGLALVVGGMAALSWKFNYLIPSLHPALQFLTNSQTTPLPFNVLHWSAFYSILFLLSGYIVYFLKPQKG